ttgcccatttgatcgtttctgtagtaactattttccgagcaaaatgcaaggaatctagacttccagaaaagaactcaggctctacgATGAATTCGCTTCAACCTTGCCAGTGGGCTGGCCATCTGGGCTGGCATGATAGTTCCCAGCAAAcgtgaaatcgtatcagaaataacaacttaagtcgtttaaaaTGATGTtgtgaatcgcaattccaaatgcatagtgaaaagaccgtataaaatgtcgtctgaagtcagtttaaatcggacatggtagaaagtccgccatgttttttaaattttgaaatgattttgcgggAGCTCGCGCGGTACTTCAAATGAGAAAACCATCGTCATGTTCTTATTACAActagcagtgcatccagattgccaaataaaaatcagatgggatgGAATTGAGTTATATtggccaatgagagaactggacaatattgtcgctggcaacgatttgaggGTTATGCGAGCACAatctttagaaagaaatgaaatttataggtATATGTTTATTGCCGCCACTTTGGTagataaatgctgttttttcaactttcattcgATCATTCTGTAATGTATgtggaacgtatatcaaaacagcataagaatatatAGCTACACAAATATTTTCTGGGAATTGTTCTTAATAATGAATTGACTCAAAACAAAcggagaaccaaaacaaactgtttcggTTTTGCCGACGGAGCAGCAGATTTCCTCGGCAAGGATAAAGAACTTCGTCCGCATCGGTTCCGAAAAAGTTTCAGCACCTCCCCTCAAATCGCAAATTGAGAACGCTGAGCAGCTTACCATGCTTTGCCCCCTCGTTAACGCCCttgtgaacgcatcagctgacTGATCTTCAGTAAAGATCTGTCGCAAagaaagctgaccgcttcttacaATATCCCCCATGAATGCATACTTTAAGATGCTTATATTGCATCCGCCGATAAGTCGGCGTCTCCTCCAGGATGCAAAGAATGTTGTCCTTCATCAATGTGAAAGGAGCGTTATCCACACCCACCTTTCCtataatttcttgaaaaactttCCTATAAtgccttcaaaaaaaaaattttggatctgaagggaaaatattgaaaaaaattgtccaatTTCCGAACAAGTgtgttttttcatacaaaaattgaaatccaatccctcgtttaaaaataacaaaaagctTTTCCGGCTCTTTTCCGACTACATAATTAGGCTGCCTAGAAATTTATCTGAtaacgaaatatttttattccaaagtTATACATTGTAACAATCTCTGTTCTGTAGAATATTTGTGAGTATTAGACATTTAAGGTTTTATATTTTGGACTAATTTCGTAGTacacgaaattgaaaaaaatattcttaaacatTTTCTGATATAAACTTTTCGTTCAAGTTTTTCTCTTAATTGGTATAATTTgcataaacataaaatcatgcTAGAAATTTCATtcgttttcgataatttttcttTAGGCCAATGGACAACGCATGCCGCTGGATGAAACTACCGGTATCGACATCCTGGGTAACCTCATGGAACCTTCCTCGCTCTCCGTGAACAGCCAATACTACGGAAGTTACCACGGCGATTTGCACAACGTGATTGCCTACAGCCACGATCCCGAGAACCGCTTCCTGGAGGGCTACGGCGTGGTTGGAGAGTTCCAAACCGCTATGCGAGATCCCACTTTCTATCGTTTGCACAGCGAAGTTGACAACATGTTCCACCGGTACAAGGCTACCCTGCAGCCGTATCCGGCCAATCAGTTGAACTACAACGGAATCCAAATCCAATCGCTGGCCGCTCAACTTAACCGTGCCAATGCCCCACCCAATGTTCTGCTGACCTACTGGCAGCGTACCCAGGTTGATTTGGCAACCGGGCTTGATTTTGGACCTCAAGGAAATGTGTTTGCTGCCTTCACTCATCTGCAGCACGCACCGTTCAGCTTCCGGATCGCAGTTAACAACACTAGCGGATCGATGCGTCGAGGAACCTGTCGCATCTTCATTGGACCTAAAACGGACGAACGTAACATCCCACTGACCTACCAGGAGCAACGTATTCTCATGATCGAGTTGGATAAATTCACCGTTACTTGTAAGTTTTCCCTGAACATGACCTAAAATTAACGTATCTTGATTACcttcaaacacttttttttccagTGAACCCCGGAGTCAACAACATCGTCCGTCGATCGGAACAATCCAGTGTTACCATTCCGTACGAACGTACCTTCCGGTCGGCTGCACCTTCAAACCAACCGGGAACCGAAGTGTATCGCTTCTGCAACTGCGGCTGGCCTCATCACTTGCTGATCCCTAAGGGTACTGCCGAGGGTATGCAATTCGATCTGTTTGCTATGATCTCCGACTATTCCGGTGACACCGTTAACCAAGAATTCGATGAGAACGTCGACTGTAACGATTCGCACTCTTTCTGTGGACTGCGGGATCGCCTCTACCCGGATCGTCGCCCAATGGGTTATCCTTTCGATCGCCGAGCGGCCACCTCAGTTCGTACCCTGCAGGACTTTGTGGGCGCCAACAGGAATATGGCGTTGGCCAGTGTGAATGTGCGGTTCACGAATACCGTTATCGCAAGAACTTGAGCTAGGTAAAGTGATAGAAATGTTGTAACAATTGGCTACGGATTGAAGGAActgaattttgttaaataaagcTATGTTAAGAAAAATGAGgtgtacttttttttgtttctgtaaataaaaattaaaacttaaaagaaTTCCAACTAGTGAGAATAAACACTAAATCTTGTAAAAGGTTGTGGTGACTCAATTTAGCTGAATCGGactcgtagttttttttttaccgcaTTCATGgtttcattggaaaatttttcttcttgaatggcgactgttaaaaaatttcaaacgaattTTGACATTGTCAAAGGCTAGCTTTTGATGACAGTAGAAATTCAAGttgattaaagggtgatacggtcaaaatttggtcaagggaaaacacgtgtaaatcggtgaaatcgtttattaaaaaaaaaaacaaatttaatttcttttacaagtttaattagaaaaaaaatcaggaaaaatattcagttaggcttccgcttttccaaatccgaattgccgggccttacgcttaacccctgccatcagattttgtacagccatcttgtacctacaccttcttcgccgcagaaagccagtttgccttgaactgcttctcgtccttagcagattttttggtcttctttaggttccgcttgactatagcccagtatttctcaattgggcggagctctggcgtgttggaagggttcttgtccttgggaaccacctgcacgttgttggcggcgtaccactccatggcctttttaccgtaatggcaagatgccaaatccggccaaaacagtaggggaggatggggatacttgatcctcttttcttattttcatcatatttttatgagaaaatttagcaactcgccgtcttttgcattttctgacagcgtgtaatttaaagttaatatgctccaaaatttaaaacgatATATGAACTCGTAAAtgagctagaagcattttcgtaagacttaaaaaaattgtgatattttttaagttacaggagacttaaTCCCTTAAATCAGGGTACCCTGACCCTtgccaaaaatctaataaaatccgaagataaaaggtccgttgactatttctTGCAATATAAGTGCTCGTTTCACAGTTTTCACAAGTGTTAGACAAAGAGAATTATAAAAGTTGGTCTTCTACCCTAGAGGTATTGCATACTTttaggcgcaattttctagtttttagataattacagtatttttagcccttttcagatattagtaatttcatgataaccaatgatcacgatccattcagatgaaaaatacatctttttggattctagggatcaattatacccataacatacattttggaaaacttcttcttaaaaaaattaagagtttactattgccacagagaacagacgtacaagctagcccacgaaacttgtgtaaaatcccaacaccctttttgaactattttttgttttttggctacgattatgccttttcgaaaactgggcactttaaagatgatttgtaactcttgaacggctcaatagatggcactgtttgcagtcagtttctaacgtatttttttggtgatagcatttgaaattttacacacttttttgacggttttttgttcgagcttgtacgtctgatTTCTGtgctattgctttgaaaatatggcatgatgaagttcatattatactctaacgattgacataatAGAATACATatgtttataataatttttccaTTTGAGAAACAttataaagtgataaaaaaagatctttaaatcacattttgtaaaaattttcaaacaaagttcaataactcgaaaattaaaatttttgaaatttgttgagataacagcattgttgttttgctctgtttggcacatttttctagaacatttgatatttgtaagacagtCCTGTTCCGAAATATagcactctttcacgtaaacttcttggttgacagtcccagaagctatgaaaatagtgcttttcaagccacaggtacagatggcttgccaaaccagatatttcttcgtgaactttgacagtttcatgtgcttgaaaatatttgctacctttcctcttccttttaccgtataaaactcctgtcccggatgctgcttgtagtcggctttgacgtacataggtttcgtcgtccattaccacgctgtcaaacttcgtcagcatcgtcgtgtacagccttcgggatcgcgctttggccgtcgtattttgtttatcatcgcgatttggagtcactaccttcttgtaagtcgatagtccggttcgttttttggctcgatgcacggttgtggacgatacacccagcttatttgcggcatctcggagagagaggttagggtttcgcttgaaactaccggcaacactctttgtcgtctcagcggcttccggttttcgatttccccccgatccagatttCCTGGCTGGTgaaaaacgttccccaaacactttaattacatttgtaacggttgatttggcaacttttagcgattttgccagctttgcgtgcgagcaGGCTTGCCATTTCTCTAACGAGAATCACCGacgtgctcggttttcgattctcggtagagattcactgaaacgcaccgcagagatttttagccaaacctctgtagagaatctgttAATCAACACGACAGAGCGAACACACACtatagtgaaaaaatgttttcaccacggagagcgacagcgacggcagctggcttggcttgttgcgtttaccaatacatacgaagctgaaccactcgcccgaaacattcatcgtttgttgatgctattattatgcacaccatcgtgtttgtttttgtctttgctttttcgTGGCTTAAACCAGTCGGTCCTGTGTTGtcaccggggtgctctacagtgacaaattgtcgcacgccggagctattggaattaggtgtgtgtggctttcgaaaccggggtgcgaatCAACTGTGGagaggaacaaaaaatctcacccgggtgaATTGCGGTTATCGCACGGGGGTGTTTtattctccgttctccgtttttctcggCAGAGAATGGCATCcctgcgtgcgagtagctcggattctcgcgatgcgcgagcaaaattttgatacgctgctcttcttccttggacggcattctgacaactgaagagtaaattccaaaatcaaaataggagcaacattctacacacacagacacacacacacagacacacacacacagacacacacacacacacacacacacacacacacacacacacacacacacacacacacacacacacacacacacacacacaccttcaaaatgaggggtgttaaggttttttaaatgcaaaaattaaagaaatacgtcaagttgatgttgaccaaattttgaccgtatcaccctttatactgCACTTTGCGTGCTTTGACgtgatttgatttatttatttatttttattcacatagtattccgtctcacgacataacttgatgaa
This sequence is a window from Uranotaenia lowii strain MFRU-FL chromosome 3, ASM2978415v1, whole genome shotgun sequence. Protein-coding genes within it:
- the LOC129751142 gene encoding phenoloxidase 8-like; amino-acid sequence: MSGNRKLLALLQRPFEPTFYPKDDGKTVIDLPENFFTERYRPIGTSLQSRFGNDADTRIPVRAGAIPNIAFAEAIDRRGGFSLFNKKHRQIAGQLIELFIGQSNVENLMSAAAYARDRINPVLFQYALAVAIQHRPDTNDLNVPSFLELFPDAFVDPAVFPKLREEGSVVQQENRMTIDIPLNFTASDREEEQRLAYFREDIGVNLHHWHWHLVYPGEGPDAVVRKDRRGELFYYMHQQLIARYNVERFCARLARVRPLNNLREPLAEGYFPKIIRSANGRAFPPRPQNQVLRDINRVDDDVIFTISDLERWGARIAESIDGGYYVTANGQRMPLDETTGIDILGNLMEPSSLSVNSQYYGSYHGDLHNVIAYSHDPENRFLEGYGVVGEFQTAMRDPTFYRLHSEVDNMFHRYKATLQPYPANQLNYNGIQIQSLAAQLNRANAPPNVLLTYWQRTQVDLATGLDFGPQGNVFAAFTHLQHAPFSFRIAVNNTSGSMRRGTCRIFIGPKTDERNIPLTYQEQRILMIELDKFTVTLNPGVNNIVRRSEQSSVTIPYERTFRSAAPSNQPGTEVYRFCNCGWPHHLLIPKGTAEGMQFDLFAMISDYSGDTVNQEFDENVDCNDSHSFCGLRDRLYPDRRPMGYPFDRRAATSVRTLQDFVGANRNMALASVNVRFTNTVIART